TCGGAATCTGTGCAAAGTGTCCAGTAACCAATTGCAGGGAAAACCAAACAATTCCCTGCATATATGAACTAGCCCATACTTGGTGCAATTACTGAGGTTTATGTTAGACTGAAGTCCTTCCATAGAACGTCCATGGTTGTGGCAGTCCTAAGAGGCCAGAGCGCCTTGGAGTCTTTTGTCATGTTTAAGGTTGATCCAGTATGAGCCAAGCATAAAATTAATTCAGTGGTTATGGATGCTATTTCAACCACTCTGTAATTGGGGTGTAATGTCAATATAATGTAACGGCTGTTCCAATCCTGCCAGCTGTTCTCCCACCATGGCATCAGTGCTGGTGGGTTTCTCTAGAGCAGCCACGCACCTTCTCCTTCCATCATCACGTGTGGCTGGAAGCCGCAGCCAGGGAGCTCTTGCAAGACCCGCACAGTCTCACGAAACTCATGCGAACTCCCACAAGATCTCGTGAGACCCACAAGACTCTCACAGCCTCTTCTTCTGGGCACGAGGTTCTCTTTAGAGTGATGACAAATGTAAAGGTAGGGGGGGTCacagggtggagggtggggaggattGCAGCGGCCCGTCTTCTTTCTCACCTCAGATGGCGAGAGACCTTGCGCTGGGCCTGATGTGAGTGCTGAGAAAACAGTAATGTAGATGGGACCTAGAGGAAAGGTATTTGTGTACCCTTACGAGTACCTGCATCTCCCCCACAAAGAGATCCAAGAGCAATTCACTCTTGCGCATCAATCCCACATCATTTCCAAGCCACCTTTCAGTATATAAAGTAACTAATTCCATTGGGTCAGAGAAACTAAAGCTAACTCGATGCAATACTGACCAGCCTCTAGAGCAGCATTATAGccgtgtgaaccgcccagagagcttcagccattgggcggtataaaaatgcaataaataaataaataaataaataaatagcacgcCTGGAATTAACGCTACCAAAGCAGTGCCAACAAATCTAAACCTAGGCTTGCTGCAGTCGATTCAGCTTACCTTTCCACCATACTGTTCCAGCTTTTGTAAAGCCTCTGTAGTTTGCTCTTTGAACTTCTTGCTCATCTGTCTCTTTGAAAGCTGTGGTAAAAGTAAATGCTTTCTATTTAAATGTTGTCCCGGTATCCTCCCTTGTCTTAATTACATGCAGAAATTTGTAATGAGGCCTTGCCTAGACTTCCACAAGCCGTGATTTAACTCATTGAGTCCCACCAGCAACACCTTGATCACCCTGaatttgctgcctgcctgggcttGCAAAAGGTGGGGTAGGCCACAAAACAAACATCTGCCAGGCCACAAAACATGGCTGATAGTTTGGCatgtcacaagttgtgcagtcCTGATCTAGTTCAGGAGTGTCCAGATCCCAATATGCCTCTAATGCAAGGGTGGACAGAACCTAGATATGGACCtaatggtagatctctgggtgatttacaagaGTTcaacaaggatttctgactcccaattatttaacaacagcagcaacaaaatgactacACACACCCCTTTGAACTATACCACCGAAATAAAGAAAACTTGGAGTAACTAGGAGTGGGTTTTTGTGTGGAAGAACTGTACTCAAAACTAATTCCTGGGCTCAGGGTTCTATAATTCAAAGCGTGTGTTGTTTGCAttaggctccagttggtggatctcagggttctaacAAAAAAGTacatcccacaagcctgaagtctactCACACCGACTCATGCAATCTATCACATACTGTAACCTGAATCCAAATGTGTCTCAAGTTCCAGAAGAAATGCAGGAAAGCAAGTGCTAAATATTGTACTCACACTTGAAAGTAGATGCTTCAGATAATCATTAAGCGACGGGCCAACAACAGCACTTAGCTGCACTAAAGCATTCAGTCCCCTTTCAAATACTTCACCATCGGAGTGGGCcttataaaaaagggggaaagaattaGCCCAATATGTCCATCTAGTTTAAGAATTCTCTGCCAAACTGCATGTTCCCTAGGATGACAGTTGCTTGACTAGACTAATAATTAGCCCACAGAGTACAGCAAAGTGTGCATTGTTGCATCCAAAATGATAAAGGTTGAGAAGTGTTCAGCTTGCAAGCCTTGCTttttttacttggaagtaggtcccattaaaatcaatgctgCATGTGACTTCCTTTGATATACTCACAGCACAATCTCATGCACGTTTacttgaagtaagtcccactgtgctcaatggggcttacattacTTCCTAGTAATGTGAAGCCAAAACCATGACCCTAAAATCTCCTCATTACAAGAATTTTTGCATTCCTGCAGCTACCAGGAAGATTAACACAGAGAAGAATCGACACATAGGTTGGCTACATATTGGCtgtgttcggatgacacaatagtcaaccctgtgtcaacagtcaactccacggatgactatttagggggtactccccacacaatgtAATAGTCATTTGTGGAGTTGTCTATTAACACAAAGTTAACCACACACCCTCTCTGTCCTTCCCACCAAATAGTGCTGGctcccatgagaatccccctttgtgctgggtctccccagtcagGACCTGGCATGAAGGGGAATTCTCATGGGACGTGCTGTCCTTGGGTGGGGCACCGTGATTTGTGTCACCCCACGCGCTTCCTGGGACGTGAATGTCCCATCCCTTGGTGGGGCACCAAGAATGGAGAGGGCGGGGCGCAAGCATCTCTCCTGTGGCTGTCAAGATGGAGAACAGAGATGCAAGGATCTCTCCTAGAAAGCCACAGGAGAGATCCCTGGGCCCCATCCCCGTTGTCCCCAAAGTGGTGGAGAACAAGaatacggggtgggggtggggcacaaGGATTGCTCATGCAGCTCAAAAGCTCCCCATTTGCCACCACTTTGGGGAGAACGGAGAGGGCCACAGGAAATATGcttgcaccccaccctccccattcCCAGCAGCCCACCCAGGGCCAGGACATGCACATTCTGGGAAGTGCATGCAGAGGTGCCGATTGTAACTCCCCACCTAGGGGCCACCACGAACGGCAGCTTCAAACAAGCTTCCTGGGACAGCTGACACATGACTAtagagccccactgggcaagagcagcaggggtttctgcctCTCTTGCTTCACAACTCTGTAGACCTGTGAAATAGTcaacggagcccgccacacaacactataatcaacggttgtgcagatagtcaactctgcacaccactgattatttgcattggttattttggggaaataaccaaccatggtgtggaaaAGGCTCACCAGATGATACAATAGTCAAaggttgactatttaagcaagAGTTAAATATTTAATCAACTGTTGAATATttaatcaactgttgactattgtgtcgtccaaacctaGTCATACTGATTTATAGAGAGCTAGACACATAATCAAACCACTTTATGGACACTACTCAGGAAACATCAGAGGCCCCAAACACAATCACTTTTACACAGGGATGTCTGGAACCCATACTGCAAATTCAGATAACCAAGGCTCCAGTAACATGTTCTACTTGCTCATCCTGGCCTGTGTTGGCTATCAGTGAGTAATGAAGATAAAAATTGACTTTCCATTAGgcaaaagtacatttttttttgcTCCGGCCTTAAATACTTACACTTCAAAAAACTATATTGCCTTTTCAGGTACTTCTGTACCACTGCTCATCTCTCCATATTTGTTCTATGGGGTTCTACTTCTCAACATgagtgcattcacacacacacaatatatattaaaaatggggTTACATCCTGGATTTACAGAAAGTGTCACAGTCAGCATTTCTGAAATCTTAATCCCAAATGATTCAGCACAGTAAAATACCATAACTGGTACTCTCCCATGAATGTAAGAGCCTAATTAGCCTACAGCCACCATAACAGGACTTCCCCTTTTCACTATGCACTCTTTCATCACATCTCCTGGATCAAGTCTACTCATTCATTGCTGCCATGGACACTTTCACCTACTTCCCAGAAAGGCAACTTACATACCTCACAATGTATGTAGTGGTTGGGCTTTTAATACAGTTTTAGTGTGCTCGGGATAGAATGTTTCTGATTGCACTTGGAAAGAAGGTAAAAACCTTTCACTCCTCTTATCTCACATTTGCAAATCTACATTGGGAGCTTCTGGGCAGGGATCATGCATTGTACTCCTGTACAGAACCAAGCAAGCTTTAGCCACTTCTGTTATAAATAATCAAATTATGATAATGGTTGTCCCAACCAAGATATAATATAGTAGGTTACCCAATACTGAAAATCTGTAGGACTCAGCGGGATTAAAATCCGATGGAGAAAGATCAGTTGAAGTAATCTGATTTTCCATGCAGAAACTTTCATTTAACATTTTGATAACATGCGCTAGAGACTGCAACCATCATCAAAATTCTTAAATAACACAGTAAGATGTTCTTAGATTTCACAAAGAAAAAGAGACATACCAGAGCAGTTTTTAACACTGGAACAAGCCGGGGCAACAATGGAATGGCTTTCTGAGCAGCACCTTCCACCAAGAGCAATTCTTTAAAGCCTTCCTTGGATACAAACGTATGCGGGTGCCTGGTCTCCCTTAGCCCCTGCCACAGAATTACAACATGACATTGATATGTCGCTGCCCCCATAGTCAtacattaaaacaatttaaaatttccTCAAGCAATAGCATATGCTACTAGAGTTTCATTACAGACATTCAAAACACACTCATGCCACCTTGTGGTGACATCAAACATAAAAAATAAGCAAGCTTTACATATCAAACCCATTTTGAAAGCCTGCACAAATTTTGAAAGCCTGTACAAATTCTACATTCAGTTTGACATACTGCTGCTACAGCATTAAGTTTACATTTTCagagtcatcacatggggggaaaccGCGTTTGCTTaacgttgcttctccgcctgcacgtttgtccctcgttacattttcttttgaaagaggaagtaaacaatgtactcgtggcccattcagtgggccgttttgatcatgctgcttcccctgcacacagcagggaataGCAGCAACTTTCGTCTCAAAAaagaagttggacttactggggtgtttttttgtggtgcaaaggcggctagaaggggcaggaggcgtgtgggaggcagacaagattGGGCGAGGGGCCCGCAAAAATCTATGAGCACCCAGTAACGAGCGTACAATAAAATGCTCACCTGACGGAGCACTTTATGAGATTTAATAATTGATTTCACTCACACTCTAGGCAGGAGCAGAAGAAATTATGAATTCCAAAATGTGTCAGGTaagtcattggggggggggggggctaggtcAGATGTGGAATTAATGTAAAAGTTCAACAGGATATTGTATACTCAAATAGCTCTCTGACTGAGATACAAATGAATACTGCTCAAACAAGGATACAAGCAGGCACATTCAGCCCTGAGCAGGAAAGACAGAATATGCTCCTTCTGGACATAAGGTAACAAAACTGAACAATATGTTGGGAAGGGTGTTTTATTGGGTAGAATATTACCAGGTTGCTATATATTGGTTGCTTCTGGATTACATATATTAAGAACAGCTTTcaccaaggtttttttttccatttttcttcaaaAGACTACTCACACATGCTTTCCCCAAATTtctatcaattaaaaacaaagcttATAATAACTAATGTCATGGGTTTAAGGTAGTCCCAGAGTCCCATTGCACTTTGAGCAAAAACAGCCAGAGAATTACTGCCATCTTTGGAAACTGTATTATCAAACAATATAACATAAAAAAGAGTGGCATCAACTTTACTTTAAATAATAAGGGCAAAAAAGGTTTACCTCTGCTAAAGTTATGAGAAGAGGATCAAACTGAAGGGTTTCAGGACGACAATCCCACTGAAGTTTGTGTTTTACAGAGCCATGAACTAACCTGAAACAAAT
This genomic stretch from Elgaria multicarinata webbii isolate HBS135686 ecotype San Diego chromosome 10, rElgMul1.1.pri, whole genome shotgun sequence harbors:
- the PACRGL gene encoding PACRG-like protein, with product MQQTKKCEGTHLKNGVAESIGKRISSGSHMKEKSVTQKRKTLSTSSTSPDSVIKPQPRPSDRLNPKTIDPFGVQSRAPTAFAAIYSKGGIPCRLVHGSVKHKLQWDCRPETLQFDPLLITLAEGLRETRHPHTFVSKEGFKELLLVEGAAQKAIPLLPRLVPVLKTALAHSDGEVFERGLNALVQLSAVVGPSLNDYLKHLLSSLSKRQMSKKFKEQTTEALQKLEQYGGKESLTIIKSKIPTYCSISS